A window from Carassius carassius chromosome 40, fCarCar2.1, whole genome shotgun sequence encodes these proteins:
- the znf646 gene encoding zinc finger protein 646 isoform X2 has product MQEPGRTKGFSCRHCGVVCASMPSLLEHTETFHQSEEERKFKCDECGRGYRHAGSLANHRKTHEVGSFQCHICSRKLSNALALKSHLRIHTSRKKYSCTECGKAFRLATQLVTHQKVHRNKESQIRTKDSANSLIESDYKDDELLHLDEMEFDMIPDLQSDMKLNIAPMNSLSNGAVSEHISNTTTESDMVAEDDAGNRPFKCDLCDKTYRHHGSLINHKKTHQMGLFECPVCFKQFCNLAALNSHQRIHSKTRGRLSVQTSKAALTECKQELAPHVMPQNGDDNIHFCHLCQVAFANDDEFQNHILLHNSSSVSFELPTNLSEEHDFSYSDSVTHSPESNPYPPSSDTPTLPPLLNKAIEYSHEDGPLENGHIYIPNTLDENPLTLHAQGQPMALQSENLNPDYSAQGTDNIKVEDVDNSDRRFKCHICGKSYRHAGSLINHKRSHQTGIFQCSICRKNYPHLAALRSHLRIHKGRPASLPTSSEGDWLSSEPLTHENQQNCFPSHEGDVSGILGLPHDLVDSVQHKSDEEHVNETNATEFHEQFDDSFSDEHLPQDELLMERHMCADCGKTFTDIAGIKSHICPLLNQQYQTMMNGSPGHMDFHNTKHQHFLGESGEDVGFEGHNASAAEAYFRQQTFHDNIHGEMSDSEAKAECEDNEEDDDGEMYQCSVCGNHYTSMRALRSHLRGHTQTHGPISACSPSSLSCLEVKKDEPSENQQGDCSLIICSTCGESFTKKQDLQAHQLLHSNIEGNPQEQFVTNHQNELKPKVEMESIICGKCGISCSDIYHLNNHNCTGQQDGHVEEKCGENPLLKSKFQREHLQESTHDGERQYKCDQCGRSYRHAGSLLNHKKSHKTGVFRCFVCQKRFYNLLALKNHQRTHFDVKKHSCTECGKAFKIYKQLLNHQRVHQENKAKIEELNKQIQTLMQMSGNASGSGMQALNSRRKRMSRRHKQRQTSNRDHSNQEIEGQMGDPRDPRPFVCDQCGRSYRHAGSLVNHKHSHKTDTELLEGHTCSRETAPDSVPQGDVDSDNAGADLEKEERPFKCNICSRSYRHAGSLLNHKNTHKTGHFTCTFCAKPFSNPMALRNHTRIHTQKKKYVCPTCGKAFRLSSILYNHQKIHARGATHYSCQTCGKRFQGKSGLKRHRCYRNGNPNSTINQEGLDKCYTCDQCGRSYRHAGSLLNHKKTHSTDLLHCTLCLKTFTDPLDLESHSQMARHCCPDCGKTFCEFAHLQSHMEVHSKGLPYYCNICQQNFPNLVSFQQHQELHGGLQGQSHHEEGMQMQQDLGWDSALDQQVGIQSLPKIDSAFSRVHGFPEPQDQQESSEGYGREEKTHVCEHCGRTYRHAGSLLNHKNSHKTGSFFCSVCQKEFTNLMALKNHRRIHTEPKRYQCLECGKAFRVSTQLICHRRIHTKEKPFSCLLCDKRFSSKSNLRHHQKMHQNTQQTYESSFNMDDNAFMGLGVDPFL; this is encoded by the exons ATGCAAGAGCCAGGCCGGACCAAAGGCTTTTCGTGTAGACATTGTGGTGTAGTATGTGCAAGCATGCCTAGTCTTTTGGAGCATACAGAAACTTTTCATCAGTCCGAAGAGGAAAGGAAGTTCAAATGTGATGAATGTGGACGAGGCTACAGACATGCTGGGAGCTTGGCTAACCACAGAAAAACACATGAGGTTGGCTCTTTTCAGTGTCATATATGCTCCAGGAAGCTCTCTAATGCACTGGCTCTCAAAAGCCACCTGCGCATCCACACATCTAGAAAGAAATATTCTTGCACAGAATGCGGAAAGGCTTTTCGCCTTGCAACTCAGCTGGTCACCCATCAAAAGGTCCATCGCAATAAAGAGTCTCAAATCAGGACAAAGGATTCTGCAAATAGTCTTATTGAAAGTGATTATAAAGATGATGAGCTGCTGCATCTAGACGAGATGGAATTTGACATGATACCAGATTTGCAGTCAGACATGAAGCTAAATATTGCTCCAATGAACAGCCTTAGTAATGGCGCCGTGTCAGAACACATTTCAAACACCACCACAGAAAGTGACATGGTAGCTGAAGATGATGCTGGAAACAGGCCGTTCAAATGTGACTTGTGTGACAAGACATACAGACATCATGGCAGCCTCATAAATCACAAGAAAACTCATCAAATGGGGTTATTTGAGTGTCCAGTCTGTTTTAAACAGTTCTGTAATCTTGCCGCACTTAATAGTCACCAGCGGATCCACAGTAAAACCCGAGGTCGTCTCAGTGTGCAAACCTCTAAAGCTGCCCTCACAGAGTGCAAGCAAGAACTTGCCCCTCATGTAATGCCACAGAATGGTGatgataatatacatttttgtcacCTTTGTCAGGTTGCTTTTGCTAATGATGATGAGTTTCAAAATCACATTCTGTTGCATAACTCCTCCTCCGTGTCATTTGAGCTCCCTACTAACTTGTCAGAGGAGCACGATTTTTCTTACAGTGATAGTGTTACTCATTCCCCAGAGTCTAATCCATATCCCCCTTCTAGTGACACTCCAACATTGCCACCGTTACTCAATAAAGCAATTGAATATTCCCATGAAGATGGGCCATTAGAAAATGGTCATATTTATATACCCAACACTTTAGATGAAAATCCATTGACTCTACATGCTCAGGGACAGCCAATGGCCCTACAATCAGAAAACCTCAACCCTGATTATTCAGCACAGGGTACTGATAACATCAAAGTAGAAGATGTTGACAATTCTGATCGCAGATTCAAGTGCCACATTTGTGGCAAAAGCTACAGGCATGCAGGCAGTCTTATAAATCACAAACGGTCCCATCAAACCGGGATCTTTCAGTGTTCCATCTGCCGCAAGAACTACCCACATTTGGCGGCTCTGCGAAGCCACCTTCGCATCCATAAGGGAAGGCCTGCATCTTTGCCTACTAGTTCTGAGGGTGACTGGCTTTCCTCAGAGCCCTTGACACATGAGAACCAGCAGAACTGTTTTCCATCACATGAGGGAGATGTAAGTGGAATATTAGGCCTTCCTCACGACCTGGTAGACTCTGTGCAGCATAAATCCGACGAGGAGCATGTGAATGAGACGAATGCTACTGAATTTCATGAGCAGTTTGACGATTCCTTCTCAGATGAGCACCTACCTCAAGATGAACTCCTCATGGAGAGGCACATGTGTGCTGACTGTGGAAAAACATTTACTGATATTGCAGGAATCAAGTCACACATTTGTCCCCTCCTGAATCAGCAGTATCAGACCATGATGAATGGCTCACCTGGACACATGGACTTTCACAACACAAAGCATCAACATTTCTTAGGAGAGTCAGGGGAAGATGTTGGTTTTGAGGGACACAACGCTAGTGCAGCAGAGGCCTATTTTAGACAGCAGACCTTTCATGACAACATTCATGGTGAGATGAGTGACAGTGAAGCAAAAGCTGAATGTGAAGAcaatgaagaagatgatgatggaGAGATGTATCAGTGCTCAGTGTGTGGGAATCACTATACTAGCATGCGTGCACTGCGAAGCCATCTCAGAGGACATACTCAAACTCATGGCCCAATTTCAGCATGTAGCCCATCATCGTTGTCTTGTCTAGAGGTTAAGAAAGATGAACCGAGTGAAAATCAGCAGGGTGACTGCAGTCTGATTATCTGCAGCACTTGTGGAGAGAGCTTTACAAAGAAACAAGACCTACAAGCCCACCAGCTCTTGCATAGCAATATAGAAGGTAATCCACAAGAACAATTTGTAACCAACCACCAGAATGAGCTCAAACCAAAAGTGGAAATGGAAAGTATTATTTGTGGAAAATGTGGCATAAGCTGCAGTGATATTTATCACCTCAATAACCACAACTGCACAGGACAACAAGATGGACACGTGGAGGAAAAATGTGGGGAGAATCCGCTTCTTAAAAGTAAATTTCAACGAGAACATTTGCAGGAGAGTACACATGATGGAGAGCGCCAGTACAAGTGTGACCAATGTGGTCGTTCGTACAGACATGCTGGATCATTACTCAATCATAAGAAGtctcacaaaactggagtttttCGCTGCTTTGTTTGCCAAAAGCGTTTTTATAATTTGCTGGCTCTCAAGAATCACCAGAGGACACACTTTGATGTTAAAAA GCATAGCTGCACAGAATGTGGGAAAGCATTCAAAATCTATAAACAACTGTTGAACCACCAGAGGGTACATCAAGAAAACAAGGCTAAGATTGAAGAGCTCAACAAACAAATTCAGACACTCATGCAGATGAGTGGGAATGCTTCAGGGAGTGGAATGCAGGCACTTAATTCACGCAGAAAGAGAATGAGCAGACGCCACAAGCAACGGCAGACCTCTAACAGAGATCACTCTAACCAAGAAATAGAGGGCCAGATGGGAGATCCCAGAGACCCTCGCCCTTTTGTCTGTGATCAGTGTGGGCGAAGCTATCGACATGCAGGAAGCTTGGTCaaccacaaacactcacacaagaCAG ATACCGAACTACTTGAAGGACACACCTGTAGCAGAGAGACTGCCCCTGATTCGGTCCCCCAAGGAGATGTGGATAGTGACAATGCTGGTGCGGACCTAGAAAAAGAAGAACGACCATTCAAGTGCAACATTTGTAGTCGCAGTTACCGTCATGCTGGTAGCTTGTTGAACCATAAGAACACTCACAAAACAGGCCATTTCACCTGCACCTTCTGTGCCAAGCCCTTTTCCAATCCCATGGCTTTACGGAACCACACACGCATTCACACGCAGAAGAAAAAGTATGTCTGTCCTACTTGTGGTAAAGCTTTCCGTCTCTCCAGTATCCTGTACAATCATCAAAAAATCCATGCACGGGGAGCAACTCATTACAGCTGCCAAACATGTGGCAAAAGATTCCAGGGAAAGTCTGGGCTAAAGAGACATCGCTGTTACCGAAATGGCAATCCAAACTCTACTATAAATCAAGAAGGTTTAGACAAGTGCTAtac GTGTGATCAGTGTGGACGCTCTTATAGACATGCCGGTTCCCTTCTTAACCACAAGAAGACTCATTCCACTGACCTCCTCCACTGCACTCTCTGCCTAAAAACATTCACTGACCCTCTGGATTTAGAGAGCCATTCTCAAATGGCTCGCCACTGCTGCCCAGATTGCGGGAAAACCTTCTGTGAGTTTGCACACCTGCAGAGCCACATGGAGGTCCATAGTAAGGGACTCCCCTATTACTGCAACATATGTCAACAGAATTTCCCAAACCTGGTTAGTTTTCAGCAGCACCAGGAGCTCCATGGTGGCTTGCAGGGGCAGTCACACCATGAGGAAGGTATGCAGATGCAGCAGGATTTAGGCTGGGACTCGGCACTAGACCAGCAGGTAGGAATTCAGAGCCTTCCTAAGATCGATTCAGCCTTTAGCCGAGTGCACGGATTCCCTGAGCCACAAGACCAGCAGGAAAGTAGCGAGGGATATGGTAGGGAAGAGAAAACTCATGTGTGCGAGCACTGTGGGCGCACTTACCGCCATGCTGGTTCACTGCTCAACCACAAGAACAGCCACAAGACCGGCTCCTTCTTTTGCTCGGTCTGCCAAAAGGAGTTCACCAATCTCATGGCGCTGAAGAATCACCGGCGCATTCACACAGAACCCAAACGCTATCAGTGCCTGGAGTGTGGCAAGGCCTTCCGGGTCTCCACCCAGCTTATCTGCCACAGGCGCATACACACCAAAGAGAAGCCTTTCTCCTGTCTCCTTTGCGACAAACGTTTTTCTAGCAAGTCCAACCTTCGGCACCATCAGAAGATGCATCAGAATACCCAACAGACTTATGAGTCGTCCTTCAACATGGATGATAATGCATTCATGGGACTGGGTGTGGACCCTTTCCTCTAA
- the znf646 gene encoding zinc finger protein 646 isoform X1 encodes MQEPGRTKGFSCRHCGVVCASMPSLLEHTETFHQSEEERKFKCDECGRGYRHAGSLANHRKTHEVGSFQCHICSRKLSNALALKSHLRIHTSRKKYSCTECGKAFRLATQLVTHQKVHRNKESQIRTKDSANSLIESDYKDDELLHLDEMEFDMIPDLQSDMKLNIAPMNSLSNGAVSEHISNTTTESDMVAEDDAGNRPFKCDLCDKTYRHHGSLINHKKTHQMGLFECPVCFKQFCNLAALNSHQRIHSKTRGRLSVQTSKAALTECKQELAPHVMPQNGDDNIHFCHLCQVAFANDDEFQNHILLHNSSSVSFELPTNLSEEHDFSYSDSVTHSPESNPYPPSSDTPTLPPLLNKAIEYSHEDGPLENGHIYIPNTLDENPLTLHAQGQPMALQSENLNPDYSAQGTDNIKVEDVDNSDRRFKCHICGKSYRHAGSLINHKRSHQTGIFQCSICRKNYPHLAALRSHLRIHKGRPASLPTSSEGDWLSSEPLTHENQQNCFPSHEGDVSGILGLPHDLVDSVQHKSDEEHVNETNATEFHEQFDDSFSDEHLPQDELLMERHMCADCGKTFTDIAGIKSHICPLLNQQYQTMMNGSPGHMDFHNTKHQHFLGESGEDVGFEGHNASAAEAYFRQQTFHDNIHGEMSDSEAKAECEDNEEDDDGEMYQCSVCGNHYTSMRALRSHLRGHTQTHGPISACSPSSLSCLEVKKDEPSENQQGDCSLIICSTCGESFTKKQDLQAHQLLHSNIEGNPQEQFVTNHQNELKPKVEMESIICGKCGISCSDIYHLNNHNCTGQQDGHVEEKCGENPLLKSKFQREHLQESTHDGERQYKCDQCGRSYRHAGSLLNHKKSHKTGVFRCFVCQKRFYNLLALKNHQRTHFDVKKHSCTECGKAFKIYKQLLNHQRVHQENKAKIEELNKQIQTLMQMSGNASGSGMQALNSRRKRMSRRHKQRQTSNRDHSNQEIEGQMGDPRDPRPFVCDQCGRSYRHAGSLVNHKHSHKTGEYYCTLCNNTYSNQLAMKNHLRIHFAVKRHCCQDCGKAFRGNKQLLNHTCLTNKRNSAARRKVRGRKREKNLTCKQCRLVFPDTELLEGHTCSRETAPDSVPQGDVDSDNAGADLEKEERPFKCNICSRSYRHAGSLLNHKNTHKTGHFTCTFCAKPFSNPMALRNHTRIHTQKKKYVCPTCGKAFRLSSILYNHQKIHARGATHYSCQTCGKRFQGKSGLKRHRCYRNGNPNSTINQEGLDKCYTCDQCGRSYRHAGSLLNHKKTHSTDLLHCTLCLKTFTDPLDLESHSQMARHCCPDCGKTFCEFAHLQSHMEVHSKGLPYYCNICQQNFPNLVSFQQHQELHGGLQGQSHHEEGMQMQQDLGWDSALDQQVGIQSLPKIDSAFSRVHGFPEPQDQQESSEGYGREEKTHVCEHCGRTYRHAGSLLNHKNSHKTGSFFCSVCQKEFTNLMALKNHRRIHTEPKRYQCLECGKAFRVSTQLICHRRIHTKEKPFSCLLCDKRFSSKSNLRHHQKMHQNTQQTYESSFNMDDNAFMGLGVDPFL; translated from the exons ATGCAAGAGCCAGGCCGGACCAAAGGCTTTTCGTGTAGACATTGTGGTGTAGTATGTGCAAGCATGCCTAGTCTTTTGGAGCATACAGAAACTTTTCATCAGTCCGAAGAGGAAAGGAAGTTCAAATGTGATGAATGTGGACGAGGCTACAGACATGCTGGGAGCTTGGCTAACCACAGAAAAACACATGAGGTTGGCTCTTTTCAGTGTCATATATGCTCCAGGAAGCTCTCTAATGCACTGGCTCTCAAAAGCCACCTGCGCATCCACACATCTAGAAAGAAATATTCTTGCACAGAATGCGGAAAGGCTTTTCGCCTTGCAACTCAGCTGGTCACCCATCAAAAGGTCCATCGCAATAAAGAGTCTCAAATCAGGACAAAGGATTCTGCAAATAGTCTTATTGAAAGTGATTATAAAGATGATGAGCTGCTGCATCTAGACGAGATGGAATTTGACATGATACCAGATTTGCAGTCAGACATGAAGCTAAATATTGCTCCAATGAACAGCCTTAGTAATGGCGCCGTGTCAGAACACATTTCAAACACCACCACAGAAAGTGACATGGTAGCTGAAGATGATGCTGGAAACAGGCCGTTCAAATGTGACTTGTGTGACAAGACATACAGACATCATGGCAGCCTCATAAATCACAAGAAAACTCATCAAATGGGGTTATTTGAGTGTCCAGTCTGTTTTAAACAGTTCTGTAATCTTGCCGCACTTAATAGTCACCAGCGGATCCACAGTAAAACCCGAGGTCGTCTCAGTGTGCAAACCTCTAAAGCTGCCCTCACAGAGTGCAAGCAAGAACTTGCCCCTCATGTAATGCCACAGAATGGTGatgataatatacatttttgtcacCTTTGTCAGGTTGCTTTTGCTAATGATGATGAGTTTCAAAATCACATTCTGTTGCATAACTCCTCCTCCGTGTCATTTGAGCTCCCTACTAACTTGTCAGAGGAGCACGATTTTTCTTACAGTGATAGTGTTACTCATTCCCCAGAGTCTAATCCATATCCCCCTTCTAGTGACACTCCAACATTGCCACCGTTACTCAATAAAGCAATTGAATATTCCCATGAAGATGGGCCATTAGAAAATGGTCATATTTATATACCCAACACTTTAGATGAAAATCCATTGACTCTACATGCTCAGGGACAGCCAATGGCCCTACAATCAGAAAACCTCAACCCTGATTATTCAGCACAGGGTACTGATAACATCAAAGTAGAAGATGTTGACAATTCTGATCGCAGATTCAAGTGCCACATTTGTGGCAAAAGCTACAGGCATGCAGGCAGTCTTATAAATCACAAACGGTCCCATCAAACCGGGATCTTTCAGTGTTCCATCTGCCGCAAGAACTACCCACATTTGGCGGCTCTGCGAAGCCACCTTCGCATCCATAAGGGAAGGCCTGCATCTTTGCCTACTAGTTCTGAGGGTGACTGGCTTTCCTCAGAGCCCTTGACACATGAGAACCAGCAGAACTGTTTTCCATCACATGAGGGAGATGTAAGTGGAATATTAGGCCTTCCTCACGACCTGGTAGACTCTGTGCAGCATAAATCCGACGAGGAGCATGTGAATGAGACGAATGCTACTGAATTTCATGAGCAGTTTGACGATTCCTTCTCAGATGAGCACCTACCTCAAGATGAACTCCTCATGGAGAGGCACATGTGTGCTGACTGTGGAAAAACATTTACTGATATTGCAGGAATCAAGTCACACATTTGTCCCCTCCTGAATCAGCAGTATCAGACCATGATGAATGGCTCACCTGGACACATGGACTTTCACAACACAAAGCATCAACATTTCTTAGGAGAGTCAGGGGAAGATGTTGGTTTTGAGGGACACAACGCTAGTGCAGCAGAGGCCTATTTTAGACAGCAGACCTTTCATGACAACATTCATGGTGAGATGAGTGACAGTGAAGCAAAAGCTGAATGTGAAGAcaatgaagaagatgatgatggaGAGATGTATCAGTGCTCAGTGTGTGGGAATCACTATACTAGCATGCGTGCACTGCGAAGCCATCTCAGAGGACATACTCAAACTCATGGCCCAATTTCAGCATGTAGCCCATCATCGTTGTCTTGTCTAGAGGTTAAGAAAGATGAACCGAGTGAAAATCAGCAGGGTGACTGCAGTCTGATTATCTGCAGCACTTGTGGAGAGAGCTTTACAAAGAAACAAGACCTACAAGCCCACCAGCTCTTGCATAGCAATATAGAAGGTAATCCACAAGAACAATTTGTAACCAACCACCAGAATGAGCTCAAACCAAAAGTGGAAATGGAAAGTATTATTTGTGGAAAATGTGGCATAAGCTGCAGTGATATTTATCACCTCAATAACCACAACTGCACAGGACAACAAGATGGACACGTGGAGGAAAAATGTGGGGAGAATCCGCTTCTTAAAAGTAAATTTCAACGAGAACATTTGCAGGAGAGTACACATGATGGAGAGCGCCAGTACAAGTGTGACCAATGTGGTCGTTCGTACAGACATGCTGGATCATTACTCAATCATAAGAAGtctcacaaaactggagtttttCGCTGCTTTGTTTGCCAAAAGCGTTTTTATAATTTGCTGGCTCTCAAGAATCACCAGAGGACACACTTTGATGTTAAAAA GCATAGCTGCACAGAATGTGGGAAAGCATTCAAAATCTATAAACAACTGTTGAACCACCAGAGGGTACATCAAGAAAACAAGGCTAAGATTGAAGAGCTCAACAAACAAATTCAGACACTCATGCAGATGAGTGGGAATGCTTCAGGGAGTGGAATGCAGGCACTTAATTCACGCAGAAAGAGAATGAGCAGACGCCACAAGCAACGGCAGACCTCTAACAGAGATCACTCTAACCAAGAAATAGAGGGCCAGATGGGAGATCCCAGAGACCCTCGCCCTTTTGTCTGTGATCAGTGTGGGCGAAGCTATCGACATGCAGGAAGCTTGGTCaaccacaaacactcacacaagaCAGGTGAATATTACTGCACGTTGTGCAACAACACTTACTCCAACCAGCTAGCAATGAAGAACCATTTGCGAATACACTTTGCCGTCAAAAGACACTGCTGCCAAGACTGTGGAAAGGCCTTTAGGGGAAACAAACAGTTACTCAACCACACTTGTTTGACCAATAAAAGAAATTCAGCAGCAAGACGAAAGGTCAGGGGCCGCAAACGAGAAAAGAATTTGACTTGCAAGCAATGCCGTCTTGTATTTCCAGATACCGAACTACTTGAAGGACACACCTGTAGCAGAGAGACTGCCCCTGATTCGGTCCCCCAAGGAGATGTGGATAGTGACAATGCTGGTGCGGACCTAGAAAAAGAAGAACGACCATTCAAGTGCAACATTTGTAGTCGCAGTTACCGTCATGCTGGTAGCTTGTTGAACCATAAGAACACTCACAAAACAGGCCATTTCACCTGCACCTTCTGTGCCAAGCCCTTTTCCAATCCCATGGCTTTACGGAACCACACACGCATTCACACGCAGAAGAAAAAGTATGTCTGTCCTACTTGTGGTAAAGCTTTCCGTCTCTCCAGTATCCTGTACAATCATCAAAAAATCCATGCACGGGGAGCAACTCATTACAGCTGCCAAACATGTGGCAAAAGATTCCAGGGAAAGTCTGGGCTAAAGAGACATCGCTGTTACCGAAATGGCAATCCAAACTCTACTATAAATCAAGAAGGTTTAGACAAGTGCTAtac GTGTGATCAGTGTGGACGCTCTTATAGACATGCCGGTTCCCTTCTTAACCACAAGAAGACTCATTCCACTGACCTCCTCCACTGCACTCTCTGCCTAAAAACATTCACTGACCCTCTGGATTTAGAGAGCCATTCTCAAATGGCTCGCCACTGCTGCCCAGATTGCGGGAAAACCTTCTGTGAGTTTGCACACCTGCAGAGCCACATGGAGGTCCATAGTAAGGGACTCCCCTATTACTGCAACATATGTCAACAGAATTTCCCAAACCTGGTTAGTTTTCAGCAGCACCAGGAGCTCCATGGTGGCTTGCAGGGGCAGTCACACCATGAGGAAGGTATGCAGATGCAGCAGGATTTAGGCTGGGACTCGGCACTAGACCAGCAGGTAGGAATTCAGAGCCTTCCTAAGATCGATTCAGCCTTTAGCCGAGTGCACGGATTCCCTGAGCCACAAGACCAGCAGGAAAGTAGCGAGGGATATGGTAGGGAAGAGAAAACTCATGTGTGCGAGCACTGTGGGCGCACTTACCGCCATGCTGGTTCACTGCTCAACCACAAGAACAGCCACAAGACCGGCTCCTTCTTTTGCTCGGTCTGCCAAAAGGAGTTCACCAATCTCATGGCGCTGAAGAATCACCGGCGCATTCACACAGAACCCAAACGCTATCAGTGCCTGGAGTGTGGCAAGGCCTTCCGGGTCTCCACCCAGCTTATCTGCCACAGGCGCATACACACCAAAGAGAAGCCTTTCTCCTGTCTCCTTTGCGACAAACGTTTTTCTAGCAAGTCCAACCTTCGGCACCATCAGAAGATGCATCAGAATACCCAACAGACTTATGAGTCGTCCTTCAACATGGATGATAATGCATTCATGGGACTGGGTGTGGACCCTTTCCTCTAA
- the znf668 gene encoding LOW QUALITY PROTEIN: zinc finger protein 668 (The sequence of the model RefSeq protein was modified relative to this genomic sequence to represent the inferred CDS: inserted 3 bases in 2 codons; deleted 3 bases in 2 codons), with amino-acid sequence MASPQPGSPPTTEQYTPPPSDTEPKKELDNSSEQPTRRRGKGRPPKTLHTFKCSTCEEVFTNPSALQSHKLSVHGXQFSKHQRSHTAQRPFQCPHCHKAYKTPMELRNHSRSHTGEKPFVCFDCGKEFMQAICLRIHMTQHSGERPHSCPHCSKSYPTLSKLKVHQRSHTGEKPYFCSECGKSFADPSVYRKHRRNHQGHRLYSCSQCGKTYTELKDLKNHERSHTGEKPYLCSDCGKAFSRSSSLACHLRIHSKSKPYQCEQCGKGFTQLSSYQSHLRTHSGEKPFLCPQCGKMFSNPSSFRRHQRAHQGFKPYPCDKCTKRFRQPADLAVHQRVQSGQRPYKCQRCDKAFVASWDLRRHMLVHSGLRPFSCSECCKTFTERSSLNKHRRVHSGEPPYKCQLCFKSFVVSSSLRKPERTHLSERPLQVQAAPETTPMFPTTLPQFSCAHCDMIFGTWEEVQAHSSLXTISPPSDSTVSALPISPYICLTCQTEFVQLADMQAHEKLHPKQRPHVCDQCGKGFLFAAYLRKHFCTHRDTESSSSLLQTDIVHCQPLPSPPSAASPSGSEPTAISLTVPVTVPVSAFQTMPAHVYIDKEEGL; translated from the exons ATGGCTTCACCCCAACCAGGAAGCCCACCAACCACAGAGCAGTATACACCACCGCCTTCTGACACCGAA CCCAAAAAAGAACTAGACAACTCATCAGAGCAACCTACGAGAAGAAGAGGCAAAGGGAGACCGCCAAAAACTTTGCACACTTTTAAATGCTCGACCTGTGAGGAGGTCTTTACCAACCCTTCAGCTCTACAAAGCCACAAGCTGTCAGTACATGG GCAGTTTTCCAAGCATCAGCGTTCCCACACTGCTCAGCGTCCGTTCCAGTGCCCACACTGCCATAAGGCTTACAAGACTCCAATGGAGTTACGCAACCACAGCCGTTCACACACAGGAGAGAAACCGTTTGTTTGTTTTGACTGTGGCAAGGAATTTATGCAGGCCATTTGCCTGCGTATCCACATGACACAGCACAGTGGCGAAAGGCCACACTCTTGCCCTCATTGCTCTAAGAGTTATCCCACACTATCCAAACTCAAAGTGCACCAACGATCACACACAGGGGAGAAGCCTTACTTTTGTTCcgagtgtgggaagagtttcgcCGACCCTTCGGTGTACCGCAAGCATCGGCGCAATCACCAAGGCCACCGGCTGTATTCTTGCAGCCAGTGTGGCAAAACGTACACGGAGCTGAAGGACTTGAAGAACCATGAGCGTTCGCACACGGGCGAGAAACCTTACCTGTGCTCAGACTGTGGCAAAGCCTTCTCTCGGTCGTCCTCTTTGGCGTGCCACTTGCGAATCCACTCCAAGAGCAAGCCGTATCAGTGTGAACAGTGCGGCAAAGGTTTTACTCAGCTGTCCTCGTACCAGTCCCATCTTCGTACCCACTCGGGTGAAAAACCCTTCTTGTGTCCACAGTGTGGAAAGATGTTCTCCAATCCCTCT AGCTTCCGCCGACATCAGCGGGCGCATCAAGGATTCAAGCCATACCCTTGTGACAAGTGCACTAAGAGGTTTCGGCAACCTGCGGACCTTGCTGTGCATCAGCGTGTGCAATCTGGTCAGCGGCCCTACAAATGTCAACGCTGCGATAAAGCCTTCGTCGCTTCTTGGGATCTGCGACGCCACATGTTGGTTCACTCTGGTCTGCGGCCTTTTTCTTGCTCGGAATGTTGCAAGACCTTTACGGAGCGCTCTAGTCTGAACAAGCACAGAAGGGTGCATTCAGGGGAGCCTCCTTACAAATGCCAGCTGTGCTTCAAGTCGTTTGTTGTGTCATCCAGTTTGCGCAAGCCTGAGAGGACACACTTGTCTGAGAGGCCGTTACAGGTCCAGGCCGCTCCTGAAACAACTCCGATGTTTCCCACCACCCTGCCCCAGTTCTCCTGCGCTCACTGTGATATGATATTTGGAACATGGGAGGAAGTGCAGGCCCATTCCAGCC ACACTATCTCTCCCCCGTCTGATTCTACGGTTTCGGCTTTACCTATTAGCCCATACATTTGTTTGACCTGCCAGACAGAGTTTGTTCAGCTGGCTGATATGCAGGCACACGAGAAACTGCACCCCAAACAACGACCTCACGTTTGTGACCAGTGCGGTAAGGGTTTCCTTTTCGCCGCCTACCTTCGCAAACACTTTTGCACCCACCGCGACACTGAGTCCTCATCCTCCCTGCTGCAGACAGACATAGTGCACTGTCAACCCCTGCCATCTCCACCAAGTGCTGCGTCACCTTCGGGATCTGAGCCCACTGCTATTTCTCTGACTGTTCCGGTGACTGTGCCGGTGTCGGCATTTCAGACAATGCCAGCCCATGTGTATATAGACAAGGAAGAGGGGCTCTGA